The DNA region TATTGCATTCTGGCTAATTTGTGTTCATACTTTTTATAACTTTTTGCTCCATCAAATATTTCTGTTGTTGATAATGTGGCTAAATGATTTATTCCTAAGTCTACTCCGACAAACTCTTGTTTTTTAAGGGTTTGACTTGTTTCTACTTCTATTTTCCAGGAGATAAACCATCGGTCAGCTTGTTTGCTAATTGTGACTGATTTGGGTTTATATCCAAAAGGTAAAATCTCATAAGTTTTTAACCATCCAATTATCGGAACTTTTGCTTTTTTATGGTCAATATGAATTGCACCATCTAAAGTAAAAGAATCATGTCTACCTTTTTTCTTAAAGTTAGGAAACCCTTTAACTTTCTTGAAAAAAGATTTAAAGGCATCTGACAAATATCTTAATGCGTACTGAGGAGCGCATTTTGATACGTCATAATACCAAGGATGGGTAAATTTAACTGCTGCTACTAACCATTTATGTAAATCTATGGCTGTGGGAAATTTAATTTTGTCTTCAGGATTAAGTTTGTTATGTATGAGAACCTGTTGACATAATGCTAACAAGCGTGTCTGGCTACTCCTGCGTGTTGTACCAGTAGTAGACGTTGTTGCTTGTTTACCTTGAGTTCGGTCTTGAATCCTAGTAGCATGATTGTATTTTACAGCCAAATCCCAATACAGTCACAATAACTGATGACTTTGGCTGGGAGCATAAGTGCGTAATTGGTACTAATTGTTAGCTTTTGGGCTACTGTTAATTAACCCTTCCCCAAGGAGTATCTATCGGTGCAGCCAGATTTAGTAGGCTTAGAAATTAGCAAAGGTGAATTAAAACGCTTAACTGGCTTTGACACAGAAGACGTATTTCGTCCTTCAATTATGGCAGACAAGCAAAAGCGCATCGGCTTTTTTATTAATGAAGCCTTAACCGCTTTAGCACTGACACCGATTATTGTTGGCTTTATTTATGCTTTTATAATTTTGCCCACATTGGGATCTTCCAATATATTGGGCGTTATTTTATTGATTATTGTACCTATGGCCGTAGTTTTGGGGCGTTGGCGTAGCCCGTCGTAGACATCGCTCTGGAGAAAATTCACCTGTCCCCACGCACTCACCATACTCCTAGACGAAGTTGATAAATATCATGCGGTAGTCCAAGCTATAGATATTAACGATCCACTCGCGACCTCTGGCAACTCCCAAAGTAACATTAAAGACAGGAAGCAAATCCTAGCCGCACTGCAACTGATTAGAGAAGATTTAGTTCGCGCCTTAAAAAGTGAGCCTATTTTGCGCGATAATAAAAAACTGCTTGCTAACATCCAAGAGTTACTTGTAAATAACTTAGCCAATTTGCAAAGCTTACAAGTTAGTTCTCAAGCTGGGGAATATGCTCAACTTCTAAATCAATCATTGCAGATTGCTTTAGATGTGCAAGCAGAACTCAGAAAATTGCCGAAAGTCTAATTTAAATTTCCTAAAAAATAAATGAATAACCAACCCAAAATAATTGTTTTAGATGATGATCCGACCGGTTCTCAAACCGTTCACAGTTGCTTATTATTAATGCGCTGGGATGTGGAAACATTACGGTTAGGCTTAAAAGATGATGCCCCAATTTTCTTTATTTTAACTAATACTCGTTCTCTCACCCCAGAAGATGCGGCAAATGTAACTAGAGAAGTTTGTCATAATTTAAAAATCGCCTTAGCAGCAGAACAAATAGACGATTTTCTTGTAGTTAGTCGTTCTGACTCTACCTTACGCGGTCATTATCCCATAGAAACCGATGTCATCGCCGAAGAACTCGGACCTTTTGATGCTCATTTTCTCGTACCCGCATTTTTTGAAGGTGGGAGAATTACCCGCGACAGCATCCATTATCTAATTATTGATGGTGTTCCTACTCCCGTACACGAAACAGAATTTGCTCGTGATTCCGTCTTTAGTTACAATTACAGCTATCTGCCCAAGTACGTAGAAGAAAAAACCAAAGGACGCATCAAGGAAGATACTGTCACCAGATTTTTACTTGCAGATATCCGTGCTGGAAGTTTAGAACCCTTACTGCAACTTCATGATAATCAGTGTGGGGTAGTTGATGGAGAAACCCAAGCGGATCTCAACACCTTTGCTGTAGATATATTAACAGCCGCAAGTCAAGGAAAACGCTTTTTATTCCGTTCCGCTGCTAGTATATTAACAGCTTTAGCGGCTTTACCCCCCCAACCCATCGCTGCTGAAAATATGGCAGAATATGTGCGTGGTGGTAAACCGGGTGCAGTGATTGTTGGTTCCCACGTGAAAAAGACAACTCAACAGTTAGAATCACTGTTAACAGTTGAGGGAACGGTAGGGATAGAAGTTAACGTGGGTAGATTACTTGATGATGGAGTGAATGAATCTGCTAAACTGCTAACCGAGATTCTCCAAAGAGTCGAGGAAGTACATAACGCAGGTAAAACACCAGTTGTTTACACCAGCCGACAGGAATTGACTTTTAAAGATGTTAAAACCAGGTTAGACTTTGGGGCAACAGTTTCGGCTTTGCTGATGGATATTGTGAAGGGTTTACCAGCTGATATAGGATTTTTAATCAGCAAGGGGGGTATTACTTCTAACGATGTCTTGAGTACCGG from Anabaena sphaerica FACHB-251 includes:
- a CDS encoding RNA-guided endonuclease InsQ/TnpB family protein, giving the protein MAVKYNHATRIQDRTQGKQATTSTTGTTRRSSQTRLLALCQQVLIHNKLNPEDKIKFPTAIDLHKWLVAAVKFTHPWYYDVSKCAPQYALRYLSDAFKSFFKKVKGFPNFKKKGRHDSFTLDGAIHIDHKKAKVPIIGWLKTYEILPFGYKPKSVTISKQADRWFISWKIEVETSQTLKKQEFVGVDLGINHLATLSTTEIFDGAKSYKKYEHKLARMQ
- a CDS encoding four-carbon acid sugar kinase family protein codes for the protein MNNQPKIIVLDDDPTGSQTVHSCLLLMRWDVETLRLGLKDDAPIFFILTNTRSLTPEDAANVTREVCHNLKIALAAEQIDDFLVVSRSDSTLRGHYPIETDVIAEELGPFDAHFLVPAFFEGGRITRDSIHYLIIDGVPTPVHETEFARDSVFSYNYSYLPKYVEEKTKGRIKEDTVTRFLLADIRAGSLEPLLQLHDNQCGVVDGETQADLNTFAVDILTAASQGKRFLFRSAASILTALAALPPQPIAAENMAEYVRGGKPGAVIVGSHVKKTTQQLESLLTVEGTVGIEVNVGRLLDDGVNESAKLLTEILQRVEEVHNAGKTPVVYTSRQELTFKDVKTRLDFGATVSALLMDIVKGLPADIGFLISKGGITSNDVLSTGLSLTSAGLLGQILAGCSMVITPSDHPQFPNLPVVLFPGNVGDADALATSYQRLTTK